The region GGTGTGAGCAAGATGTCAAAGAGGGGGTGTGTATGGAAGAAGACCATGCCTCCCCACTGGAAACCAAAGTCGACAATGTTAGATTGAGACTCTTGGGCTCCCATGTTCAGGAAAGGGTCATAAAAGGTGATGAATATGTGGATGAAACCTAGAATTAACTGTTACAGTTATATGTGGCTCACTTGGAATAATAGCTCAGGGTTTGAGTGTTTACCTTACTGAAGGGTGTGGAGTTCGCAAATTTGAGTATGGAAACGTGGGATTCCAAGACTAAGGGCTATGTACTTCACCGAATATTGTGGGTTAAGTAGGGTAAAATAGTTTGGGAAAAGGAGGAAGAAATTTTGATCCTAGGTTGGGATAGATCTGCAAGATCCTAATAAGGGTTGGGCTAGGAGCCTACAACTGGCCTTACTCCAACAGGGGTGGGTAAGGGCTCATGAGATATTATCGGTGCCAATATTGAGGGGAGAGGTGTGAGTACTACCCCTGATCGGGCAAAGAGGTCCTGGAGGTTCAGAGGAACTCATTGTACAAAAGAAAGGTGGTAAAACCCTGGACACAAGAGATCGAAACATACAACTTAGACCATCCTTCTTGTGTTAGTATGGCAAGTAATGATAAGGTGGAGAACCTGGTTCTAGGGTTATAGCCAGGGTTATGGAATTATTATCCTGAGaggtttgaataaatttcgaggatgaaatttctgtaaggaagggatagttgtagcgtcccaaattggctaataaggtttagggccttgattagcatgccgagagggcaatagttgatttaattacgtcaatatgtgaatttgatgatgatgtgattagaaatgcatgtgggGCCCATAAGGCttataggggcataattgtaattttagcccgttgagggcataaatgtaatactggtgaatattgtgatctttaccacgtgcgagtggtgatatatctgtgatgcacAATCTAAGATAGTCCTAGGGGCAGTTTTGTTAAAATGTCACAATAGGGTCAAATGCTCGGCTCCGGAGGAGCTTGGGGGTACTTTGGGgatataatatgtgttcgggaattattgggtaacgggtagtagtttggtaatcatttggttatgttgggattaaatggtgatttataggaatactcggggacttaacgggagtgggtaaatgactaaattacccttagGGTTACTTGAGGATTTAAGATAAGCTTAGGGGCAGATTGGTCTTTTTAGCAAATGAGATATACACTTAGAAGCTTAGGAAATTGTTGGAATTCAGAAGAAGATAAAGCATAAAAACTCTCTAGACTCTCTCTCCTTCggttctcctttcttttcttggTGTTTGAAAGCTTTGGACTAGCTGGaagattttgactgagttctttGAGGATTGGGAAGCTTTAAGCTCAGGGAACCAGTTTAGGAACTGACCTAAGTGTAGAGGTAACCTTTAAATTGAATTAAACTGTTGAAATATGCTGGTTTTCTTGAAAACTCAAGCTTGTTTGAGGTTTGGCTTGATTAGCTATGTTTGAATGTGATTTATTGTATGGGTAAAGATTAGGGAGCTCTTCTTAGGTGGATGTGATGGCTAGGATGTGTAGATGAGGAATCCAAGCTTAATTGTGGGTTCAATTGATGTTTGAATGTGAGAATTGAGGTTTAGGCTTGAGGATATGCAGGAagaatggaggttttctgggtttgggggttcGAGCCTCGGCCCAAGGCTGGGCATGTTGCAGCCTATGTGTGCgtgaaggcctggggaggcctctgttcttaaggcgcgccgcggcctgtGTCTCCCAGCAGGGAGGCATTGTGCCTGTGTTTTGGGGTGCGCTGCGGCGCGTAAGGGGCTGGGTTGTGACCGTAACTCAATGTTTAGGCTTTTTGCTAGTTCTTTGTTTGGGAACCCAAAAGGTAGGGCTCataatggattttatcaccccgattgatagaatccaaggttTCGAAGATTAGAATTAtatctcaaagttatttattggattagaacttgatggatggctattgttaatgctttgtgactagggtttcagcgaggctcgggttaggggaCTGTGCCTGGGATTgtggtgctcaagaagcttgggacacaggtaagagaactgtttgtacctgtagagctatgtggtgtattGTATTGTGTGTATTGTTTATGGTTTGCTCTATCATATATGTGAAtgtgactgatcggcaagagccgagagCAGCAAGAGCTGAGAGAGGCAAGAGCCAggatcggcaagagccaggagtggcaaggggccgagaatggtgttgagcacatggagtgcaagtcgttagggcgagaccctcctaggatgctggagtcatcctctcggtgcaAACCGTAAACCCGGGGCTCAGAAAAGCACTTGTTATGGCATGgacgctatgtgtttagcttgttggctgctCGTTATATGTTGTTGTAATACTGAACTGTTGCGATATTATATTGCTAAGATGTTATGCTATTGTGCTTATGTGTTGATATGTTTCTATGATGCTATGTTGATGTACCTATGTGCTACGATATTGCTATGATGAGATGCTGTTGTGCTACTGTGCCATTGCGTATTCTAATAACTGTTTATAGGTGGTTTATTGCCTTGAATTAAGTGTTTATTTGTTGGAATACAATTATAGTATTTTGTGCTTttaggttctcttgctgggcctcgactcacgggtgctctgtggtgctgGTAAGGGCGAGGAAAAGACCaaacaaccatgagttagagggcatggagcggtgcgtacatgtttggcctatctggccgccacggctgaggtATTTTGAGGAGTTGGTCATGAACATTGATTTTGTGgcctaggtcgactgtaaagtaactttttgtgttgtaaatatgtttttaaacaatatatttgggatcccaatgtaaccctTTTCATGATCTAAAAGAACGACCGACTTTTACACCGAAATCTTATTTATTCAAgtttacattttaattaactacACTTTTGAAGCTAAAACCTGGATTCGCAAGCGATTAGCATGTTTCAAACttacttagtaatgactctaaggaagtagggcgttacaatagcagttaagcatatcctaaagtatttaaggtgaactagggattatatgttagtctacaagggtggtgttctgaaccctttaggctacaccaattcagattttcagactgatgtcgatgataggaagtctacttctagaaaggtgtttactcttgggggtggagctgtgatatggagaagcataaagcaatctgcaatctcagattccaccatggaggctgagtacatagctgcatctgaagcagctaaggaaataatctagctaaagaagttatattcagatcttggtgttattccagacatggataaactggttgtgttgttttgtgacaacacaggagcgatagccaactcgaaagaacctcgaagtcacaagaggagtaagcatgtAGAAAGGAAgaatcacataattcgagaatatgtgtccagccaggggagatgtgaaggttatgaggattgcatctgaagacaacttgtagatttttttttgaaGACACTGcgagaagctacatttgataagcatatcaaggaaatgggattagtagaattaatgtattagtttcaattagtgcaagtgggagtttgttggggttttatgccctaattaaaacccaatatctttgtaatctcattttattatcaataaaagaatagaaataaatttttgacttggtcaatcactttgctcacatgttttattttcatgattatttgtttaatataaacttctattaaatcccaagcatatagctaatcatatttttagtgacgtaatcatagtggaatataaatatgattatatgttcaaaataagttagtcctaagattagtcaatgcacatgatttacactgacttgccaatctacaatatgatctacttacacatcgtagtGTTACGTTCtgtccagaacattagcaaagtagataagaacggatgtatttgttacatcagactggaccaatattgacagtagataggataagtaaacatatcgttattatctactctagtcatatcatacagttgaccataggtcaattcattctcaattctgagtggttagtattctaactgattgtattatttgagttctttgacttgttcaatACCATCTTAACCTActgactagcccatacttacatcttgggaacttggtagtataattgagtgggagtgttaatcatagatatgaacatctatagcttctaatgaagaagtaaaatgatggtttccttttagtttggttcaaggtgctaaatgatagagatctcattcagtaattaaaattagtttacagaaatatcatttacaaggaaataagtgttttaaggataaaatacaatgagaggtaaaactgtattttagtcccatctcattgtagacaatccatagaggattgagtgacgattatggttgtaacaatggataattaataacatatctatatttgttatagagctttctatgaattcaagagtgcaagttcgagtctttagtggagtcatgaggaattaataagttagtaaatttatttgttaaatttatgataacttattagagcttgatttgataggcccatggtccccactgtaccttggataaagtcatctagatagtctcaattaattgctttaattatctattagaattatcaaagttcactaagttaattttggatagtttaagagagttatgtaatttagagacgaaaagagaaattagggcagctttattaattaagataaatttgtatctaaattaataaataagtttaaatcaaggttcaaattataaataattaatttgataactgatttaaataattattgaattaattaatttactagaaaataatacaggccttgattttaagtccaatcggcttataattaaatgagaaatttcacgggcctaaaactcatgagaatttcgacctaatggataatgtagcgacccaaatttgctaataaggcttggggctttgattagcatgcttggagggcaataactgttatagtatattaatatatgtgaattgaatgaatatgtgattagagtacATGTTTAggggattaaatatgcatgtgggccccatttggttgttaggggcatatttgtaattttagcccgttgagggcataaatgtgatatttgtgatataatggtgatatatttgtgatgcacgttctgagacgatcctagggagctgtttagctaggaaagtcacaacggggtcaaatacccggctcgggaggggcctaggggtattttgggaacattatAACTTGAATATGAGAATTATTGAGAAATGGTTAatggcactttggtaacttgggtaactataggtaactcttgagAATAGTTACTTTAGGTGTGGAAGTGGTATTCTTGCAAGAGGATAGGGAAAGGTCTAGGTGGCCCTTGAGGATTAGCACTCTCAATTTAAAAAGTTCCTAGACATTTTGAGGCAGCTACATATTAACATTCCCCTTGTTGAAGCCCTTGAGCAAATGCCCAACTATGTAAAGTTCATGAAAGACATCCTTACAAAGAAGAGAAGATTGGGGGAATTTGAGACAGTGGCTCTTACTAAGGAGTGTAGCTCATTCTTGCAAAACAAGCTGCCACCGAAGATGAAAGATCCTGGGAGTTTCATCATTCCATGCACCATTGGTAACTCTTATTGTGGCATGGCTTTATGCGATTTAGGTGCAAGCATTAACTTGATGCCGATGTCTATTTTCAAGCAATTGGGGATTGGAGAAGTTAGGCCTACTACAGTTACTCTTCAGTTAGCAGATAGATCCCTTGCTCATCCGGATGGGAAGATTGAAGATGTATTGGTAAGGGTAGACAAGTTCATATTCCCTGCTGATTTTATTGTGTTAGACTATGAGGCAGATAGAGAGGTGCCCATTATCTTGGGGAGGCCGTTTCTTGCGACAGGAAGAACTTTAATAGATGTGCAAAAGGGGGAGCTGACTATGAGGGTCCAAGATGAAAAGGTGACTTTCAATGTTTTTAAAGATATGAGATTTCCTGATGAGGTGGAAGAATGCTCAGTGGTTTCGGTGGTAGATTCTTTGGCATCAAGGGAATTTGAGACGAGTAATGTTGGTGATCCATTAGAGAGGTTATTGTTGTGTTGATTCACACAATGAGGAAGATGAGGAGGATTACTTAGCTTGGTTAGAGGCTAATTCTCAAGGGTTAAGAACAAGAAACTGATTTGATTCATTGGAGTTGTCATCTAGGGAGTTCAAGGCTCCTAAACCATCcattgaagatccacctgagttGGAGCTGAAAGTTTTGCCATCACATTTGCGATATGCCTACTTGGGTCCATCATCCACTTTACCTGTTATTATTTCAGCGGAGTTGAACCATGATCAAGAAGAAAAGTTGCTTGAAGTATTGAGAAAGTTCAAAaaggccattgggtggactaTTGCAGATATTCGAGGTATTAGTCCTTCTTTGTGTATGCATAAGATCTTGCTTGAAGACAGTGAAAAAAGTTTGGTTGAGGGGCAAAGAAGACTAaatcctatcatgaaggaagtagTGAAGAAAGAAATCATCAAGTGGCTGGATGCTGGCATTATTTATCCTATCTCTGACAGTTCATGGGTGAGTCCTGTGCAGTGtgtacctaagaagggtgggaTCGCAGTGGTGAAGAATGAAGACAATGATTTGATTCCAACTAGAACAGTGACTGGATGGAGAATTTGCATGGACTACAGGAAGTTAAACAAGGCCACTAGGAAGGATCATTTCCCTCTTcctttcattgatcagatgcCAGATAGACTTGCTGGGAGAGAGTACTATTGCTTCCTTGATGGGTACTCTGGTTACAATCAGATAGCAGTGGCCCCAGAAGATCAGCACAAGACTACATTCACTTGCCCCTATGGTACCTTTGCTTTTATAAGAATGCCCTTTGGTTTCTGCAATACTCCTGCGACATTTCAGCGATGTATGATGGCGATCTTTACTGATATGGTTGAGCAATTCCTAGAGgtgttcatggatgatttttcagtCTTCGGTGATTCTTATAATGATTGTTTGAGTAACTTGTCTAAGGTGTTGAAGAGATGTGAAGAGACAAACCTAGTCCTTAACTGGGAAAAGTGTCACTTCATGGTTAAGGAAGGTATTGTTTTGGGG is a window of Humulus lupulus chromosome 4, drHumLupu1.1, whole genome shotgun sequence DNA encoding:
- the LOC133832449 gene encoding uncharacterized protein LOC133832449 is translated as MPNYVKFMKDILTKKRRLGEFETVALTKECSSFLQNKLPPKMKDPGSFIIPCTIGNSYCGMALCDLGASINLMPMSIFKQLGIGEVRPTTVTLQLADRSLAHPDGKIEDVLVRVDKFIFPADFIVLDYEADREVPIILGRPFLATGRTLIDVQKGELTMRVQDEKVTFNVFKDMRFPDEVEECSVVSVVDSLASREFETSNVGDPLEREFKAPKPSIEDPPELELKVLPSHLRYAYLGPSSTLPVIISAELNHDQEEKLLEVLRKFKKAIGWTIADIRGISPSLCMHKILLEDSEKSLVEGQRRLNPIMKEVVKKEIIKWLDAGIIYPISDSSWVSPVQCVPKKGGIAVVKNEDNDLIPTRTVTGWRICMDYRKLNKATRKDHFPLPFIDQMPDRLAGREYYCFLDGYSGYNQIAVAPEDQHKTTFTCPYGTFAFIRMPFGFCNTPATFQRCMMAIFTDMVEQFLEVFMDDFSVFGDSYNDCLSNLSKVLKRCEETNLVLNWEKCHFMVKEGIVLGHKVSKQGIEVDKAKIEVIEKLPPPNSVKNIRSFLRHAGFYRRFIKDFSKISKPLCNLLEKDTPFHFDGACLKAFQELKKRLISAPIIIALDWRAQLNYTVTEKELLAIVFAFDKFHSYLVGTKVIVYTDHSAIKYLISKKDAKPRLIRWVLLLQEFDVEIQDRKGVENQVADHLSRMEQEEDSNSLVPIKETFPDEQVFGVNHSHELPWFADFANYLAGGLMPPEMTSQQRKKFLHDVKSYFWEEPFLYKQCAD